A section of the Nitrososphaerota archaeon genome encodes:
- a CDS encoding FAD-dependent oxidoreductase — protein MSLKFDVAIIGGGILGTTISYWLSAMTNRKICVIEKEDRVAAHASSRNTGVVHSPFYLDPQKKKKIAKAALQSHDLWQSYAKKHNIPWKDTGTIEIALDESQHLTLEKYLKWGIQNGLEESDLSLLDQAQISQREPNVKCHSGIYCKKDASTNYGMLTEQLCLESKQNGTQFLFSHVVKKIKNNTIFFANEKSLEFDFLINCAGGYSLDIAKQLGIAKEYSNLHFRGEYWRIAPHHADLVGTNIYTVAKHASFPFLDPHWIRRADGIVEIGPNAVPVSDPEAYSGIGGASKVVSKLGQIISGSSKKLLFNSEFLSLISKEWKSSISKNAMVSRVKEFIPKIKPQYFISRGTAGIRTPIITKNGTFLPETLELRSDNSLHIINYNSPGATGSPAYSAYLVRQLSDSGIIKLDKNQKPDIWDFSKVVST, from the coding sequence ATATCATTGAAATTTGATGTTGCTATAATTGGTGGGGGGATATTGGGCACCACCATATCTTATTGGCTCTCAGCAATGACTAATCGCAAAATCTGCGTAATTGAAAAAGAAGATAGGGTGGCAGCTCACGCCAGCAGCAGAAACACGGGAGTTGTGCACTCGCCATTTTACCTAGATCCTCAAAAAAAGAAAAAAATCGCAAAGGCAGCTTTGCAGTCACACGATCTGTGGCAAAGTTATGCAAAAAAACATAACATTCCGTGGAAAGACACCGGCACAATAGAAATTGCACTGGATGAATCCCAGCACCTCACGCTAGAAAAATATCTAAAATGGGGAATACAAAACGGACTTGAAGAATCTGATCTATCATTGCTAGATCAAGCCCAGATATCACAAAGGGAGCCAAACGTAAAATGCCATTCTGGGATTTACTGCAAAAAAGATGCATCGACTAATTATGGAATGCTCACCGAACAATTATGCTTGGAATCCAAACAAAACGGAACCCAGTTTCTCTTTTCACATGTCGTGAAAAAAATAAAAAATAATACAATATTTTTCGCAAATGAAAAATCGCTCGAATTTGATTTTTTGATAAACTGTGCAGGCGGATACTCACTAGACATAGCAAAGCAGTTAGGCATAGCAAAGGAATACTCGAATCTCCACTTTAGAGGAGAATACTGGAGGATAGCGCCACATCACGCGGATCTGGTTGGCACAAACATTTACACCGTGGCCAAACATGCTAGCTTTCCCTTCTTGGACCCACACTGGATCAGACGCGCAGATGGTATTGTAGAAATTGGACCAAATGCCGTACCAGTATCGGATCCAGAGGCATATTCTGGAATCGGCGGTGCGTCAAAGGTAGTATCAAAATTAGGCCAGATAATTTCTGGAAGCTCAAAAAAACTACTATTCAATTCAGAATTTTTATCTCTGATATCAAAAGAGTGGAAAAGCTCTATTTCCAAAAATGCAATGGTGAGTCGCGTCAAGGAATTTATCCCGAAAATAAAACCCCAGTATTTTATTTCTCGTGGAACAGCTGGAATACGCACCCCGATTATTACAAAAAATGGAACATTTCTCCCAGAAACGCTGGAATTACGATCGGATAATTCATTGCACATTATTAATTATAATTCACCCGGTGCAACGGGGTCACCTGCATATTCGGCATATTTAGTACGACAATTATCAGATTCAGGAATAATAAAACTGGACAAGAACCAAAAACCAGACATCTGGGATTTTTCAAAGGTAGTATCCACCTAA
- a CDS encoding myo-inositol-1-phosphate synthase, giving the protein MAKIKVGLVGIGNCFSGLIQGIEYYRQNPRQKVIGIMHEKITKYSIHDLDFVAGFDVGNNKIGKTINEAIYEYPNMVNWVPKNKMPKTKAEVYESPALDGVGIWVENRVKPIKSKKSTDQLKKEIKKTIEKTGAEIIVSYLPVGSDKATQFWAQMCLDTNTAFVNCIPSFIASDKKWGAKFAAKKLPVVGDDIKGQVGATIVHRTLAKLCDDRGTKIEKTYQINVGGNTDFLNMKEQERLVSKRISKTESVQSQLSQRLADDQIYVGPSDFIPFLGNTKLMFMRIEGRQWANIPYNMEVRLEVDDKANSAGIVIDAARLAKIALERNMGGPIIPACAYLMKHPPRQMSDPQAKAALEDFIKG; this is encoded by the coding sequence TTGGCAAAAATCAAGGTAGGTCTTGTAGGAATTGGCAACTGTTTTTCCGGCCTAATCCAAGGCATAGAGTACTATAGGCAAAATCCAAGGCAAAAGGTAATTGGAATAATGCATGAAAAAATAACAAAATACTCGATTCACGATTTAGACTTTGTAGCAGGTTTTGATGTTGGAAACAACAAGATAGGCAAGACAATCAATGAGGCAATCTACGAATATCCTAACATGGTAAACTGGGTTCCAAAAAACAAGATGCCAAAAACAAAGGCAGAGGTATACGAAAGCCCTGCGCTGGACGGAGTTGGAATCTGGGTTGAAAACAGGGTCAAGCCAATCAAATCCAAAAAGTCAACTGACCAACTGAAAAAAGAAATCAAGAAGACAATAGAAAAAACCGGCGCCGAAATAATTGTATCGTATTTGCCGGTAGGATCAGACAAGGCAACCCAGTTTTGGGCCCAGATGTGCCTTGACACAAACACCGCATTTGTAAATTGTATTCCGTCATTTATTGCGTCTGACAAAAAATGGGGCGCAAAGTTTGCGGCAAAAAAGCTCCCAGTGGTGGGAGACGACATCAAAGGGCAAGTTGGTGCAACAATTGTGCATAGAACGCTTGCAAAATTATGCGATGATCGAGGAACAAAAATAGAAAAGACATACCAGATAAACGTTGGTGGTAACACCGACTTTCTAAACATGAAAGAGCAGGAACGACTGGTAAGCAAAAGAATCTCTAAAACAGAAAGCGTCCAATCACAATTATCACAAAGGCTAGCAGATGACCAAATCTATGTCGGGCCGTCAGACTTTATTCCATTTTTAGGAAATACAAAACTAATGTTCATGCGAATAGAGGGACGCCAGTGGGCAAACATCCCATATAATATGGAAGTCCGACTAGAAGTGGACGATAAGGCAAACTCGGCAGGAATTGTAATCGATGCCGCAAGACTGGCCAAAATAGCACTGGAGAGAAATATGGGCGGACCAATAATTCCAGCATGCGCATATTTGATGAAGCATCCACCAAGACAGATGAGTGATCCTCAGGCAAAGGCAGCCCTTGAGGATTTCATTAAAGGATAA